The genomic DNA CTGCGCGCCCTGCGGATGGTCCTTCTCCCGGGGCACCCCGGAGATGCGGCGGAAGCGCCGCGGGAACAACCGGCAACGGAGGTCGGAAAGCCATGACGGAATTTCTCTTCGGGGCGTTTCCCTACGCGGCGGTCCTGTTGGCCGTCGGCGCCGGGGTGTACCGGTACTTCTCCGACCGGTTTTCCTTCACCAGCAACTCCACCCAGTTCCTCGAGAACCGGTGGCTGTTCTGGGGATCCGTCTCCTGGCATTACGGGATCCTGATCATCCTTCTCGCACACATCCTGGCCGCCCTGTTCCCCGGGGCATGGGGCTTCCTGATCGGCACGCCCGCCCGCCTGTTCCTCGTCGAGGCGACGGGGCTCTCCCTGGGCCTGCTCGCGCTGTTCGGCTGCGCTCTGCTTCTGGCGAGGCGGCTGCTTCGCCCGCGCCTCCTGGCGATTACGACGGCCATGGACTGGATCCTTCTCCTGGTCCTCCTCCTGCAGGTGGCTTCCGGGGTCTACATCGCCTGGAAATACCGGTGGGGATCGGCCTGGTACCTGCACACGGCGGTGCCCTGGCTGGGTTCCCTTTTCCGCCTGCGCCCGGAGACCGCCTACATCGCCATGCTTCCTGCGATCGTGAAGTTCCACATGGTCAACGCCTTCGTCCTGGTGGCCCTCCTCCCGTTCACCCGGGTGATGCACCTCTTCACGATCCCCGTGTCCTACGCCTGGCGCCCCTACCTGCTCTTCTTCTGGAACCGCAGGGGCCCGCATCCCGCGGAGGACGGGAAATGAGGGGGGAAGGACGCTCGGGCATCACATGGCTGGAACGCTGGGAACCGGAGGACGAGCGGTTCTGGGAATCGGAAGGGAAGCGCATCGCCTGGCGAACGCTCACCATCACGACGATCTCCCTGGTCCTCTCGTTCGCGACATGGTTCATGATGAGCGCCATCGTCGTGCGCCTGCCCCAGGTCGGGTTCCGGTTCGACACGATGCAGCTCTTCTGGCTCGCGGCGATGCCGGGGCTGGCCGGCGGCTCGCTGCGGATCATCCATGCATTCCTCATTCCGATCTTCGGGACCCGGCATGTCCTCAGCATTTCCACGCTGCTCAAGCTGCTCCCGTGCGTCGGGATCGGCATCGCCGTCATGACTCCCGAAACGCCCTTCTGGGTCTTCCTGCTGCTGGGGTTGCTTGCGGGGTTCGGCGGCGGCGATTTCTCCTCGTACATGCCGAGCACCAGCGTGTTCTTCCCCAAGCGCCTGCAGGGAACTGCGCTCGGCATCCAGGCCGGCGTCGGCAACTTCGGCGTGAGCCTGGCGCAGTTCGCATCCCCCTGGATCATCGGCTTTGCCGTCATCGGGACATCGCAGACGCTCGTCAAAGGCGGAGCGACCTCACAGGTCTGGCTGCAGAATGCCGCGCTGTGGTATGTGCCGCCGCTGCTTCTCCTCGGCGTCTGGGGATGGTTATCGCTGCGCAGTGTTCCGGTGATGGCATCCTTCCGGGAGCAACTCGATATCTTCAGCAACAAGCACACGTGGTTCTGCACAGTCACCTACGTGATGACCTTCGGCTCGTTCTCCGGGTTTTCGGCGGCGTTCCCGCTCCTCATCAAGACCCTGTACGGAAATTTTCCCGGAGCGCCCGATCCGCTGACGTATGCCTTCCTCGGACCTCTCGTCGGATCGCTCGCGCGCGTCGGCTCGGGGCCGATATCCGACAAGGTCGGCGGCGGAATTCTGACGCACCTTTCCGGGATCGGCCTGATCCTCTGCGTGGGGGTGATGGCGTTCACCGGGCTGTTGAACCCGACCTCGCTCTCCCAGTTCCCCTACTTCGTTGCCCTGATGCTGCTGATCTTCCTGCTCACCGGCGTCGGCAACGCCTCCACGTTCCGCCAGTTTCCGATCATCTTCTCGCATTCTCCCCGTCAGGGAGCGGGAGTGATCGGGTGGACCGCGGCGGTTGCCGCGTACGGTCCGTTCCTCTTTGCCACGCTGATCGGAACCGTGATCACACGCTTCGGCTCTCCCGTTCCCTTCTTCGTCGGGATCGGGGTGTACTACATCTTCGCCACGGCGATCAACTGGTGGTACTACACTCGCAAAGGGTGTGAGAAGCCGAGTTGACCCGCACGGTGCCTCACCCTCAAATGAGGACGGAAACGCGCGCGGGCCTCGCGGCGATCGGAACGCCCTCGCAGGGGCTCGCCGGCGCCACCCTCGGGTTCTTCATCGGATTCGCCGCCGTCTCTCTCTTCGGACCGACCGCGAAGAGCCTCAAGGGAATCCTGACTCTTGCCCCCATCGAGGTGGGGTTCCTCGTGGCTGCCCCCTCCCTTTCGGGCTCCCTGCTTCGGATCCCCTTTTCCGCCTGGGTCGACACCACGGGGGGAAGGAAGCCGTTTCTGGTCCTTCTCCTTCTTTCCATTGCCGGCATGGCCGGTCTGTTTCTCACTCTGTACTTCTATTACCCGGACCGGATGCCCCGCTCGTTCTACCCGCTGATCCTCTTCCTGGGGGTCCTCTGCGGGTGCGGGATCGCCACCTTTTCCGTCGGGATCAGCCAGGTGGCCTACTGGTTCCCGAAGTCCCGGCACGGGACCGCGCTGGGCACCTATGCCGGGATCGGGAACCTCGCCCCCGGGATCTTCACGCTCCTGCTTCCCTTCGCCCTCGGTTCCTGGGGGCTTTCCGGGTCCTACCTGGCGTGGCTGGCCTTCCTCGTCGCGGGAACCGTCCTGTATGCTGTCATAGGCAGGAACGCATGGTACTTCCAGATGATCTCGAAAGGAATCCCTGCGCAGGAGGCGAAGGCGGCCTCGGCATCGTGCGGCCAGGAGATCTTCCCGGCCGGGAACCTTCTTGAAAGTCTCCTGCTCTCCGCGAGGATCTGGAAAACGTGGGCCCTCGTGGCGGTCTACTTCACGACCTTCGGCGGGTTCATCGCCCTGACGGCATGGCTGCCGGTCTACTGGTCCTCCTTCTATTCGGTCACTCCCGTCGTCGCGGGGGCGCTCGCCGGAGCCTTCGCGATACTTACCTCCCTCGTCCGCGTGGGGGGCGGGGTTCTCTCGGACCGCCTGGGGGGTGAGAACACGGGGATCCTGGCGCTGGTCACCATGCTTTCCGGCGCGCTCCTGATGACCCTTTCGGGAAACTTCGGTCTCTCGGTCCTCGCCGAGGTTCTCATGGGGGCCGGGATGGGGGTGGCCAACGCCGCCGTGTTCAAGCTGGTCGCCCAGGAGGTCCCCGAGGCGGTGGGCGGCGCCGCCGGGTGGGTGGGGGGCTTGGGCGCCTTCGGGGGGTTCGCCATCCCGCCGGTCATGGGGAGCATCGTGCAGATCCGGGGGACCGCGGGCTACGCGACCGGGTTCGTGGTCTTTATCGCCCTGGCGGCGCTCTCCCTTCTCCTGGTCGAGGTGCTGCGAAGGAAGAGGGCGCAGTCCCTCGTCCCTGCATAATCCGGATCGATCCGCCTCGAAAAAGGGCGTGGAGCAAGCGGAACCGACGGGTTCCCCCCCCCCTTCACAGTTGCGCGGCGCGCAGGAGGAGGAAGATCGGCCCGGCGGAAAATTGTCGGTTTCCCCCGGATTGTACGAAAATTGTAACCGCCTGGGAGGCGGAAACAGTCATTTAATCTTGTATTCCAATCCCTTACTGGTATTTCCAATCCGGAACGGTATTTGCTGCTCTTCCCTGTGGAAGAGGTGTCTAAACTTTCCGGCCGCCCTGGACGAAGGAGTAGTAGGGGAAAGGAGGCCAGGATGGAAAAGATCCGCCCGATCCTGAAACGGGTGCTGACCCCGGTCACCATCATGCTGGTTCCCCACTCGGGCACCCATCCGTTCCGGATCCGCGTGCCGTTCGCCGGGATCGCCTTTTCGGTCCTCATGTTCATCGTCGGGACCGCGTATGTGTTCACCGTCTCGGTCCGCACGGTCGAGTATTACCGGATGGAGGAGAAGCTCTCCTTCGTCACCTCCCAGTTCCTCGAGATGAAGTCCACGATGCACTCCCTGAAGGTCGCGGAAGGGGAGTTCAAGAAGCTGTTCGCCCTGAAGTCGAAGACCGAAGTTCTCGAGGAGGCCGACTTCGTCGACTCCGGGTCGCTGGACATGGAGATGCTCAAGGCCCAGATCTCCGAGGCGATGAAATCGGTCACCGACATCCGGAAGTATGTCTTCGAGCAGAAGAACCTCTACCTCGCGACCCCGACGGGGTGGCCGGCCACCGGCCATGTCAGCTCCGGGTACGGATACCGGGTGCACCCGAAGACGGGGGAGCGGCAGCTCCACACCGGCGTGGACATCTCCACGCCGAGGGGGTCGGAGGTGAAGTCCACGGCGGACGGGATCGTGAGCTTCTCCGGGTGGACGGCGAACAGCGGCCACGTGGTCGTCATGGAGCACGGATACGGCTTCAGCACCGCCTACGCGCACAACCAGAAGAATCTCGTGAAGGTGGGCGACCGGGTCCGGAGGGGCGAGGCGATCGCGGTCTCGGGGTCGACCGGGATGTCCACCGGCCCCCACGTCCACTACGAGATCTGGGAGAACGGACGCCATCAAAATCCGAAAACCTACCTCGCTGGGAGGTGATCATGTTCGGGAAGAAAGAGAAAAAGATGGAGACGATCATCGGAACGGAATCCACCATCCGGGGAGAGCTGTCCATCACGGGGACGGTGCGGGTCGACGGGACCGTCGAGGGAGACATCATCGCCGACTTCGTGGTCGTCGGCGAGACCGGAACGGTCAAGGGAAACGTCCGCTCCCGCGGGATGATGGTCGGAGGGCGGGTCGAGGGAAACGTGGACTCCTCCGAGATCGTGGAGCTTCGGAGCAAGGCCCGGATGTTCGGGGAGGTCCGGACGGCGAAGCTGGTGATGTCGGAAGGGTCGCTCTTCGACGGCCTCTCCTGCATGAAGCAGAAGGCGGAGGAGGCCGCCCCGGAAGGAAAGATCAAGCGGCTGAAGACGCTGGTCTCCGGCGGGGAGGGGTGAGGCGTCCGGACCCGGGCGGAAAGCCCCCCGGGTCTTAGGTCTTAGGCCCCCTTCCTCTTCCGCTCCCCTTCGCCCTCCGTCGCCCCGTCGGCGGGGGAACTGCCCGCGGACGTTCCGCTCTCCTCGAAGCCGGACAGAAAATCCCAATAACTCACTCTTCGTGCGGCGGCACAAGACCGGCGGGCATTATCGGGAATGCGGATGGGCCGGGGGCGGAGGGCCCCGGCCCGTCGGACTCGAGTCGATCCGTTCCGTCAGGCGGCTTTCATCTCCCCCGTACAGTGGGCGCAGCGAACCGCCTGGATCGGGACGGTCGAAAGGCACAGCGGGCATTCCTTCGTCGTCGGCTCCGCGGGAGGGGCCGCCTCCTGCCGCTTCAGCCGGTTGATCCCCCGGACCAGGAAGAAGATGGGGGGCATGAGCACGTCGGAAACCAGC from Deltaproteobacteria bacterium GWC2_65_14 includes the following:
- a CDS encoding respiratory nitrate reductase subunit gamma translates to MTEFLFGAFPYAAVLLAVGAGVYRYFSDRFSFTSNSTQFLENRWLFWGSVSWHYGILIILLAHILAALFPGAWGFLIGTPARLFLVEATGLSLGLLALFGCALLLARRLLRPRLLAITTAMDWILLLVLLLQVASGVYIAWKYRWGSAWYLHTAVPWLGSLFRLRPETAYIAMLPAIVKFHMVNAFVLVALLPFTRVMHLFTIPVSYAWRPYLLFFWNRRGPHPAEDGK
- a CDS encoding MFS transporter, coding for MRGEGRSGITWLERWEPEDERFWESEGKRIAWRTLTITTISLVLSFATWFMMSAIVVRLPQVGFRFDTMQLFWLAAMPGLAGGSLRIIHAFLIPIFGTRHVLSISTLLKLLPCVGIGIAVMTPETPFWVFLLLGLLAGFGGGDFSSYMPSTSVFFPKRLQGTALGIQAGVGNFGVSLAQFASPWIIGFAVIGTSQTLVKGGATSQVWLQNAALWYVPPLLLLGVWGWLSLRSVPVMASFREQLDIFSNKHTWFCTVTYVMTFGSFSGFSAAFPLLIKTLYGNFPGAPDPLTYAFLGPLVGSLARVGSGPISDKVGGGILTHLSGIGLILCVGVMAFTGLLNPTSLSQFPYFVALMLLIFLLTGVGNASTFRQFPIIFSHSPRQGAGVIGWTAAVAAYGPFLFATLIGTVITRFGSPVPFFVGIGVYYIFATAINWWYYTRKGCEKPS
- a CDS encoding MFS transporter, which codes for MRTETRAGLAAIGTPSQGLAGATLGFFIGFAAVSLFGPTAKSLKGILTLAPIEVGFLVAAPSLSGSLLRIPFSAWVDTTGGRKPFLVLLLLSIAGMAGLFLTLYFYYPDRMPRSFYPLILFLGVLCGCGIATFSVGISQVAYWFPKSRHGTALGTYAGIGNLAPGIFTLLLPFALGSWGLSGSYLAWLAFLVAGTVLYAVIGRNAWYFQMISKGIPAQEAKAASASCGQEIFPAGNLLESLLLSARIWKTWALVAVYFTTFGGFIALTAWLPVYWSSFYSVTPVVAGALAGAFAILTSLVRVGGGVLSDRLGGENTGILALVTMLSGALLMTLSGNFGLSVLAEVLMGAGMGVANAAVFKLVAQEVPEAVGGAAGWVGGLGAFGGFAIPPVMGSIVQIRGTAGYATGFVVFIALAALSLLLVEVLRRKRAQSLVPA